A single Tindallia californiensis DNA region contains:
- a CDS encoding PPC domain-containing DNA-binding protein yields MQYTEATQGRVFVLRLEQGDLLPDTIESFAHRKGISSGVVYLLGATDQDSKIVSGPRDAESTRIPMDVNEHLLNDVYESFGFGTLFPDENKVPFLHLHAGFGRNKNALVGCIRPGVSVWLYMEVVIIELLNCTAKRKVNPDNGFTLLEID; encoded by the coding sequence ATGCAATATACAGAAGCGACTCAAGGCAGGGTTTTTGTTCTTCGTTTAGAGCAGGGAGATCTTTTACCTGACACTATCGAATCTTTTGCACATCGTAAAGGGATTTCTTCCGGCGTTGTCTATCTCTTAGGAGCAACAGATCAAGATAGCAAAATAGTATCCGGTCCTAGAGATGCTGAATCAACAAGAATTCCTATGGATGTAAATGAACATTTACTAAACGACGTTTATGAATCTTTTGGTTTTGGCACTCTCTTTCCAGATGAAAACAAAGTTCCCTTTTTGCATTTACACGCCGGTTTTGGCAGAAACAAAAACGCTTTGGTAGGTTGCATCCGTCCCGGTGTAAGTGTTTGGCTTTATATGGAAGTAGTGATTATTGAATTACTGAATTGTACCGCAAAAAGAAAAGTGAACCCGGATAATGGATTCACTTTATTAGAGATAGACTGA
- the thrC gene encoding threonine synthase: MEYISTRAKKDSGHKKTSAQAIIKGIAEDDGLFVPKQFPEKAINPNELVGYEYQQIAKIVLSHFFTDFSQEELETCVNKAYDSKFDTASIAPLIDTGDVYFLELFHGKTAAFKDMALSILPHLLTTAIEKEKESRKTVILAATSGDTGKAALEGFADVEGTEIIVFYPHIGVSQVQERQMITQKGDNTHVFAIKGNFDDAQAAVKKIFADKKIEKELTSSGYQFSSANSINIGRLVPQVAYYIWAYVQMITEKKIENGDAINIVVPTGNFGNILAAFYAKELGIPVNKLICASNRNNVLTDFINTGVYDIRREFHITSSPSMDILISSNLERLLYHLSGGNGERISRFMQDLKEKKHYVADDYILSGLDLFYANYANEEETMESIRKMYQKNQYLMDPHTAVAYKVYEDYKQKTNDKTPTIISATASAYKFADTVVKALGLPDEEDGFEAIARLYQHTGVKVPKELRDLKSKEIRHQKTLECNEMEVGILETLRKRVE; the protein is encoded by the coding sequence ATGGAATATATAAGTACAAGGGCAAAAAAAGATTCAGGGCATAAAAAGACTTCTGCCCAAGCGATAATCAAGGGTATTGCAGAAGATGATGGTCTTTTTGTACCGAAGCAATTTCCTGAAAAAGCTATCAATCCAAATGAATTGGTGGGATATGAATATCAGCAGATAGCAAAAATCGTGCTTTCTCATTTTTTTACAGATTTTTCTCAGGAAGAGCTAGAGACATGTGTAAACAAAGCTTACGACAGTAAATTTGACACGGCCAGTATAGCGCCATTGATTGATACAGGAGACGTATATTTTCTGGAGCTTTTTCATGGAAAAACGGCTGCGTTTAAGGATATGGCACTCTCTATTTTGCCACACTTGTTAACGACAGCAATAGAAAAAGAAAAAGAAAGTAGAAAAACAGTTATTTTAGCGGCTACGTCAGGAGATACGGGAAAAGCAGCGTTGGAAGGATTCGCTGATGTAGAAGGAACAGAGATTATTGTTTTTTATCCTCATATAGGAGTTAGTCAAGTGCAAGAAAGACAAATGATAACCCAAAAGGGAGATAATACTCATGTCTTTGCGATCAAAGGTAACTTTGATGATGCGCAGGCAGCGGTTAAAAAAATTTTTGCGGATAAGAAAATCGAAAAAGAACTGACATCATCAGGATACCAGTTTTCTTCTGCTAATTCTATTAATATAGGACGACTTGTACCGCAAGTAGCTTATTATATATGGGCTTATGTTCAAATGATAACAGAAAAGAAAATAGAAAATGGTGATGCGATTAATATAGTAGTACCAACAGGGAATTTTGGGAATATACTTGCCGCTTTTTATGCAAAAGAGTTGGGGATACCTGTTAATAAACTTATCTGTGCATCAAATCGAAACAACGTATTGACAGATTTTATCAATACAGGTGTGTATGATATCCGGCGCGAATTTCATATTACTAGTTCTCCTTCGATGGATATACTTATTTCCAGCAATTTAGAAAGACTGCTTTATCACTTATCTGGAGGAAATGGCGAAAGAATAAGTCGATTCATGCAAGATCTTAAAGAGAAAAAACATTATGTAGCTGATGATTATATCTTAAGTGGACTTGACTTGTTTTACGCTAACTATGCAAATGAAGAAGAGACCATGGAGTCCATAAGAAAAATGTATCAAAAAAATCAATATTTAATGGACCCTCATACGGCAGTAGCTTATAAGGTATATGAAGATTATAAGCAGAAAACCAATGACAAAACGCCAACGATTATTTCAGCTACAGCAAGCGCCTATAAGTTTGCTGATACGGTTGTAAAAGCATTAGGTCTGCCAGATGAAGAAGATGGATTCGAAGCAATCGCTCGATTATACCAGCATACAGGGGTTAAAGTTCCCAAAGAGCTTAGAGACTTAAAGAGTAAAGAAATACGACATCAGAAAACTTTGGAATGCAACGAGATGGAAGTCGGCATTCTGGAGACATTAAGAAAAAGAGTAGAATAA
- a CDS encoding YeiH family protein, translated as MTILKYIGPGLLLALFIAMPATFLGNHMPLIGGPVFGIVGGIIISQVIPLPNRFRAGISFASKRILQSAIVFLGFGMNLTHIFAVGANSFFLILSVIITALVMTKIVSIIFKINQNTTVLIGVGTAICGGSAIAATAPILKAQEEEVAISISTIFLFNILAVLTFPTLGRLMGMTDVSFGLWAGTAINDTSSVVAAGQVWGEEALQTATIVKLVRTLMIIPISLFLAFKQTQKNAENVSIRKIFPWFILLFLLASFIASTNFMSADTSKILSGAGRFQITLAMTAIGLNTNIRNLITYGSKPIIMGMVAWVSVSIVSLYIQQFIQK; from the coding sequence ATGACAATACTCAAATACATTGGGCCAGGTCTTTTGCTGGCCTTATTTATTGCGATGCCTGCTACTTTTTTAGGGAATCATATGCCTCTAATAGGTGGACCTGTATTTGGAATTGTAGGAGGGATCATTATTTCTCAGGTGATCCCCTTACCGAATAGGTTTCGTGCCGGAATTTCTTTTGCATCAAAAAGAATTCTGCAATCGGCGATTGTTTTTCTTGGATTTGGAATGAATTTAACGCATATTTTTGCCGTAGGTGCCAACTCATTTTTTTTGATCTTAAGTGTCATTATAACGGCACTGGTGATGACAAAGATTGTTTCAATTATTTTCAAAATCAATCAAAACACTACTGTGTTGATCGGTGTAGGGACAGCTATTTGCGGAGGTTCAGCGATAGCAGCAACAGCACCTATCCTGAAGGCACAGGAAGAGGAAGTTGCCATATCCATTTCAACCATATTCCTCTTTAATATCCTGGCTGTTTTAACATTTCCGACACTGGGAAGGTTAATGGGTATGACGGATGTCTCCTTTGGATTATGGGCTGGAACAGCGATTAATGATACCTCTTCGGTGGTAGCGGCTGGTCAGGTTTGGGGAGAAGAAGCGCTCCAAACAGCAACTATTGTAAAACTGGTGAGAACCTTAATGATTATTCCGATCTCACTGTTTTTGGCATTCAAACAAACTCAAAAGAATGCGGAGAATGTAAGCATAAGAAAAATATTTCCATGGTTTATTTTGCTCTTTCTTTTAGCTTCTTTCATCGCATCAACGAATTTCATGAGCGCTGATACGTCAAAAATACTTTCCGGTGCTGGTCGTTTTCAGATTACTTTAGCGATGACTGCAATAGGGTTAAATACTAATATTAGAAATTTGATTACTTACGGAAGCAAACCAATTATTATGGGAATGGTCGCTTGGGTTTCGGTTTCAATTGTATCGCTATATATACAGCAATTTATCCAAAAATAG
- a CDS encoding CC/Se motif family (seleno)protein codes for MEVKMDQTTYEYVKKKGGKISIDLMIPKGCCGGSMIPNIIFNHPPEKKMFKFHKLTYEDLEIYVDKVMDFRDNMVELKLKKKMLIKDIELPTLQLL; via the coding sequence ATGGAAGTTAAAATGGATCAAACCACGTATGAATATGTGAAGAAAAAAGGCGGTAAAATCAGCATAGATCTAATGATTCCTAAAGGTTGCTGTGGTGGAAGCATGATTCCCAATATTATTTTCAATCATCCACCAGAGAAAAAAATGTTCAAATTTCATAAACTGACCTACGAAGATCTGGAAATTTATGTGGACAAAGTAATGGATTTTAGAGATAATATGGTTGAATTAAAGTTAAAGAAAAAGATGCTTATTAAAGATATTGAACTGCCAACCCTGCAATTACTATAA
- a CDS encoding universal stress protein, whose product MKKILVAIDGSDMSLKVLTKARQIADKFEAEVLVMTVVKKLRVTNYYTGGELNEQMDKQVENSAKKILESAQEIFQGYKGKLETILDYGEPAEEILVLAEREKPDLLIMGSRGLGGFSRVMLGSVSTKVLHHVTCDMLIVRNEK is encoded by the coding sequence GTGAAAAAAATTTTGGTTGCCATCGATGGGTCTGACATGTCGCTAAAAGTTTTAACAAAAGCAAGACAAATCGCTGATAAGTTTGAAGCAGAAGTGTTGGTTATGACTGTCGTGAAAAAGCTGAGAGTAACGAACTATTACACAGGTGGAGAGCTAAATGAGCAAATGGATAAGCAAGTAGAAAATAGTGCTAAAAAAATATTAGAGAGTGCTCAGGAGATTTTCCAAGGCTATAAAGGAAAACTTGAAACTATTTTGGATTATGGTGAGCCAGCAGAAGAAATACTGGTATTAGCAGAGCGTGAAAAGCCAGACCTGCTAATAATGGGTAGCAGGGGTTTAGGTGGCTTTAGCAGAGTGATGCTGGGCAGTGTTTCTACCAAAGTGTTACATCATGTCACGTGTGATATGCTAATTGTCCGAAACGAAAAATAG
- a CDS encoding MATE family efflux transporter, producing MDRGQRLGSEKILTLLIRLSAPATVAMLVNALYNIIDTIFIGRGVGYLGIGGLTVAFPVQMAIMALAQTIGIGAASATSRNLGAGEVEKAKKVAGNSFLASMLMGAVVFTVGNLMMNPILKMFGATDTLLPYAKEYLRIILIGSLYFPFVVNANNVIRSEGNSKVAMISMIVGAVINTCLDYLFIFPMNMGIKGAALATITSQFFSLLYVLYYFYGENSLIKVKIRHLKWDWSIQKEILKIGSSSFARQIAGSLMAIAVNNSLAFYGGDLALSVFGIVQRVMMFLFMPMFGIVQGMQPIVGYNYASRNAKRVIEVVKLAITGITMMAVVSTILGQLFPASIIRLFDDSQEVVETGILALRISIAMIPIVGVQIVGAALFQSLGKVIPALVLTISRQILFLIPLVLILPKIGGLGLIGIWISFPLADLLSTVFTSFWVKKQINELKRSIQ from the coding sequence ATGGATAGAGGTCAGCGATTGGGATCAGAAAAAATACTTACATTACTAATTCGTCTTTCTGCTCCTGCGACTGTCGCTATGTTAGTGAATGCATTATACAATATCATTGATACGATTTTTATTGGCCGGGGAGTAGGCTATCTGGGGATTGGTGGATTAACGGTTGCTTTTCCGGTACAAATGGCTATTATGGCTCTTGCTCAAACAATCGGAATAGGTGCTGCTTCGGCTACTTCTAGAAATCTTGGAGCTGGTGAGGTGGAGAAAGCAAAAAAAGTTGCAGGAAATTCTTTTTTAGCATCTATGCTAATGGGAGCCGTTGTTTTTACCGTAGGTAACTTGATGATGAATCCCATACTAAAGATGTTTGGAGCAACGGATACATTGCTTCCATATGCCAAAGAGTACTTGCGGATTATCCTTATTGGAAGCCTTTACTTTCCCTTTGTAGTGAATGCAAACAATGTAATACGATCAGAAGGAAATTCAAAAGTTGCAATGATTTCCATGATTGTTGGTGCGGTAATCAATACATGTCTGGACTATTTATTCATTTTCCCTATGAATATGGGGATTAAAGGCGCAGCACTCGCAACCATTACTTCTCAGTTTTTTTCGTTGCTATATGTTCTTTACTACTTCTATGGGGAGAATAGCCTTATAAAAGTAAAAATAAGACATCTGAAATGGGATTGGTCTATTCAAAAAGAAATCCTGAAAATAGGGTCATCTTCTTTTGCCCGTCAAATTGCTGGAAGTTTAATGGCCATTGCCGTAAACAATTCGCTTGCCTTTTATGGAGGGGATTTAGCCCTTTCTGTTTTTGGGATTGTTCAACGGGTAATGATGTTTTTATTTATGCCAATGTTTGGTATTGTTCAGGGGATGCAACCTATTGTGGGATATAATTATGCTTCAAGGAATGCAAAACGTGTCATAGAAGTGGTCAAACTAGCCATAACGGGAATTACTATGATGGCAGTGGTAAGTACGATATTAGGGCAACTATTCCCTGCATCTATTATCCGTCTTTTTGATGATAGTCAGGAAGTGGTTGAGACAGGCATATTGGCACTTCGTATATCTATTGCCATGATACCAATTGTTGGAGTCCAAATCGTAGGTGCTGCTTTATTTCAATCCTTGGGCAAAGTAATACCAGCTTTAGTATTGACCATTTCAAGACAAATTCTGTTTTTAATTCCATTGGTGCTCATTCTTCCAAAGATTGGAGGCTTAGGGCTGATAGGAATATGGATTTCTTTTCCGTTAGCGGACTTGCTTTCCACTGTGTTTACTTCCTTTTGGGTAAAGAAACAAATTAATGAACTGAAAAGGAGTATTCAGTAG
- a CDS encoding cysteine desulfurase-like protein, translating to MELFYDIKKIRSQFPALDRKVNGNVAIYLDGPGGTQVPKRVTDKMTNYLLYHNANAHGHFASSRECDALHEAARETMADFLNGYPQEIVFGDSSTTNNLKLTLALARKMKPGDEVIITDLDHESNRSPWLHMQEKGIIVKSIAVDPETCQLDLKDYRNKLTEKTKVVALNWASNGVGTITDIKPLIELAHEKNAITIIDAVHYAPHRPIDVDALGMDFLLCSPYKFFGPHMGVMYGKLDVMKNLETFRVLVDGNTQPPEKMETGTPQFEAICGAAEAVEFIADIGHDCEEWAIKERSDEMIGLKGRRKYIVAGLLAIEEYEDHLAQKMRRELAAIDGVKIYGPLEGQPRTSTISFLIEGLRAGEVAKKMGDEGIFVWAGHYYAKQLIDEVLNLKSVGGLVRIGFAPYNTEEEVNRTIEVVRKIALKE from the coding sequence ATGGAACTATTTTACGACATAAAAAAGATCCGGAGTCAGTTTCCAGCATTAGATCGAAAGGTAAATGGCAATGTGGCTATTTATTTAGATGGACCTGGTGGAACTCAAGTTCCCAAAAGAGTTACCGATAAAATGACGAACTATTTACTGTACCATAATGCAAACGCCCATGGTCATTTTGCTTCATCTCGAGAATGTGATGCGTTGCATGAAGCGGCAAGAGAGACAATGGCTGATTTTTTGAATGGTTATCCCCAAGAAATTGTTTTCGGTGACAGCAGTACTACCAATAATCTGAAATTAACCCTGGCGCTTGCGAGAAAAATGAAACCTGGCGATGAAGTAATCATTACGGATTTGGATCATGAATCAAATCGCTCACCGTGGCTTCATATGCAGGAAAAAGGCATTATTGTAAAAAGTATAGCCGTTGATCCGGAAACATGTCAATTGGATCTGAAAGACTATCGAAATAAATTAACGGAAAAAACAAAAGTGGTTGCTTTAAACTGGGCGTCTAATGGAGTAGGTACCATAACGGATATAAAACCTCTGATTGAGTTAGCTCATGAAAAGAATGCGATTACCATTATTGACGCCGTGCATTATGCACCACATCGTCCAATAGATGTAGATGCATTAGGAATGGATTTTCTTCTTTGTTCACCATATAAGTTTTTTGGGCCGCATATGGGCGTGATGTATGGCAAGTTAGATGTCATGAAAAACCTAGAAACATTTCGTGTGTTGGTAGATGGAAACACTCAACCACCAGAAAAAATGGAAACAGGCACACCTCAATTTGAAGCCATTTGTGGAGCGGCTGAAGCTGTTGAATTTATCGCTGATATCGGGCATGACTGTGAAGAGTGGGCAATAAAAGAACGCTCTGATGAAATGATAGGACTTAAGGGAAGAAGAAAGTATATCGTAGCAGGTTTATTGGCTATTGAAGAATATGAAGACCATTTAGCTCAAAAAATGAGACGAGAGCTGGCAGCCATCGATGGGGTGAAAATATATGGTCCGTTGGAGGGTCAACCTAGAACGTCTACCATTTCCTTCTTAATAGAAGGGCTGCGTGCTGGTGAAGTGGCAAAGAAGATGGGCGATGAAGGAATTTTTGTATGGGCAGGCCATTATTATGCGAAGCAATTGATTGATGAGGTATTAAATCTTAAAAGTGTTGGAGGCTTAGTTCGTATTGGTTTTGCACCTTATAATACAGAAGAAGAAGTAAATAGAACGATAGAAGTAGTGCGTAAGATTGCGTTAAAAGAATAA
- a CDS encoding serine/threonine protein kinase, translated as MKTTDQLCHGCMTDNIMESICPLCGWEKGAGPLSHMHLKPGTILQEKYLIGRALGQGGFGVTYLAKDMNLDVKLAIKEYLPQDLASRSQGNTEISVYSGTLNAHYHDGLEKFLQEAKTLARFEGHPNIVSVRDFFKANGTAYLVMSYIEGVTLKEFIQDKGGKISVEQAINIMVPVLEALKEVHRFNTLHRDISPDNIFITAKGKVVLIDFGAARQSVKEQGRSMSIIMKPGFTPEEQYRSKGQQGPWTDIYATGATMYRAITGNMPPESLDRMVEDDLVPPSMYGIEIEATVENALLKAMAVMAKNRFQTAESFQHALVEGITEEESNPPTPTPLPTPLPIPTPSYQPSNLSEEKSSEKNNKLFLGIGAVISGIALVLFLVFSLNNTEDLNEKKAKAIEDQATTDASIITQNEESDQVANIDSTEEEPHEEPISYDLHQALRSSGYTELLGVTEQELFGMYGDPFDSFYWEGGLFYEYQNFYAMVNEYSRDRKVMIIGLRELPGISVNASFDEVKRVYGEPEWDEIGTSNNSHLLHYDVSQQYAVVFEGFSGRNVDFITIHPLYLEWEYDTWDEIEHNENVDNVQELGHQLWQTWIYVGLGTSVWSEPNINSWVMGETIREGDFFVTDYHIDVNNNLWLELELINDEDETVYGWIAY; from the coding sequence TTGAAAACCACTGATCAATTATGTCATGGCTGTATGACTGACAATATAATGGAATCAATTTGTCCTTTATGTGGTTGGGAGAAGGGTGCTGGTCCGTTATCTCATATGCATTTGAAACCTGGTACAATATTACAAGAAAAATATTTGATCGGAAGAGCTTTAGGACAAGGAGGATTTGGAGTAACCTATCTTGCTAAAGACATGAATTTAGATGTAAAATTAGCAATTAAAGAGTATCTTCCTCAAGATTTAGCATCTAGAAGCCAAGGCAATACAGAGATTTCTGTTTACTCGGGAACCTTAAATGCACATTACCATGATGGATTAGAAAAATTTTTACAGGAAGCAAAAACATTGGCTAGATTTGAAGGCCACCCTAATATTGTTTCGGTTAGAGATTTTTTCAAAGCAAACGGAACAGCGTATCTTGTGATGAGCTATATTGAAGGCGTTACCTTAAAAGAGTTTATACAAGATAAAGGCGGCAAAATATCTGTTGAGCAGGCTATTAATATTATGGTCCCGGTACTCGAAGCATTAAAAGAAGTTCATCGTTTCAATACATTGCACAGAGACATCAGTCCGGATAATATTTTTATTACAGCAAAAGGAAAAGTGGTTTTAATTGATTTTGGCGCTGCTCGACAATCCGTAAAAGAACAAGGAAGAAGCATGTCGATCATTATGAAGCCAGGTTTTACGCCAGAAGAACAATATCGTTCTAAAGGCCAACAGGGACCATGGACTGATATCTATGCAACAGGCGCAACCATGTACCGGGCTATAACGGGCAATATGCCTCCCGAGTCATTAGACAGAATGGTGGAAGATGATTTAGTGCCTCCTTCAATGTATGGCATTGAAATTGAGGCTACTGTTGAGAATGCTCTTTTAAAAGCAATGGCAGTAATGGCAAAAAATCGTTTTCAGACAGCTGAAAGTTTTCAACATGCCTTGGTAGAAGGAATTACGGAAGAAGAATCAAATCCACCTACGCCTACACCTTTGCCAACGCCTTTACCCATACCTACGCCATCTTATCAGCCTTCGAATTTGTCAGAAGAAAAAAGCTCTGAAAAAAACAACAAACTATTTTTAGGAATAGGAGCTGTTATTTCTGGTATTGCACTGGTATTGTTCCTTGTGTTTAGTTTGAATAATACAGAAGATTTAAATGAAAAAAAGGCGAAAGCAATAGAAGATCAAGCAACCACCGACGCTTCGATAATTACTCAGAATGAAGAATCGGACCAAGTGGCCAACATAGATTCTACAGAAGAGGAACCTCATGAAGAGCCTATCAGCTACGATTTACATCAAGCCTTACGCTCTTCCGGATATACTGAACTTTTAGGTGTTACTGAACAGGAATTATTTGGAATGTACGGAGATCCTTTTGATTCTTTTTATTGGGAAGGCGGACTGTTTTACGAATATCAAAATTTTTATGCGATGGTTAATGAATACAGTCGAGACAGAAAAGTAATGATTATAGGGCTAAGAGAGTTACCGGGCATTTCTGTCAACGCAAGTTTTGATGAAGTAAAACGGGTTTATGGGGAACCAGAGTGGGATGAGATAGGCACATCAAACAATTCTCATTTATTACACTATGATGTAAGTCAGCAGTATGCGGTGGTGTTTGAAGGATTTTCCGGTCGTAACGTTGATTTTATTACAATACACCCCTTATACCTTGAGTGGGAATACGATACTTGGGATGAAATAGAGCATAATGAAAATGTGGATAATGTTCAGGAGTTGGGGCATCAACTGTGGCAGACATGGATATATGTTGGACTTGGAACATCGGTTTGGTCTGAGCCAAATATTAATTCCTGGGTTATGGGTGAAACCATAAGAGAAGGAGATTTTTTTGTTACGGATTACCATATTGATGTTAATAATAATTTATGGCTGGAGTTAGAATTAATTAATGATGAAGATGAAACTGTTTATGGATGGATAGCCTATTAA